In the Mytilus trossulus isolate FHL-02 chromosome 1, PNRI_Mtr1.1.1.hap1, whole genome shotgun sequence genome, one interval contains:
- the LOC134693502 gene encoding ubiquitin-conjugating enzyme E2 W-like, with protein sequence MASMEKRLQKELTALMKDPPTGVKVDAESIYKNLSEWIVDLDGAPGTLYAGESLQLLFKFGSRYPFDSPQVMFVGPNIPVHPHVYSNGHICLSILTEDWSPALSVQAVCLSIVSMLSSCTEKKRPPDNAFYIKTCSKNPKKTRWWYHDDNV encoded by the exons ATGGCTTCTATGGAG aaaAGACTGCAAAAAGAACTAACAGCATTAATGAAAGATCCTCCTACAGGTGTTAAAGTAGATGCTGAAAGTATTTATAAGAATTTATCTGA ATGGATAGTTGACCTTGATGGAGCCCCTGGAACATTGTATGCTGGGGAGAGTTTGCAGTTATTATTTAAGTTTGGTTCGAGATATCCATTTGATTCACCACAA GTTATGTTTGTAGGACCAAATATACCTGTTCATCCACACGTATACAGTAATGGACATATATGTTTGTCAATTCTCACAGAAGACTGGTCTCCTGCTCTATCTGTTCAAGCTGTTTGTCTTAGTATTGTCAGTATGTTATCTAGTTGTACAGAAAAG AAGAGACCACCTGATAAtgctttttatataaaaacctGTAGTAAAAATCCTAAGAAAACAAGATGGTGGTATCATG